Proteins encoded by one window of Kiritimatiellia bacterium:
- a CDS encoding carbohydrate binding domain-containing protein codes for MKISTISWLAIGLALLLALTTAFLALKKRDVRRGADDQPARAAAVEPDAREYINLLQNGDFEITGENAANLPAGWKYHGGEVPAKLEPARPGRKGGQCLYLHSGQTGYHSGPIQTTPLKGNRRYKFSVWAKAGISKDGGRVRLLYCDGRYPLVLNGRKTNKYWSSGGRSYLEKKESFDWQYFEKTFETPSTDATNAYAVGELPANNVIPFLLYDQAKVWAEDARLADLGDVFKLRYEDRDAWLADYKRMYKEYDEDFYNHIVKFTAAIGWEELRKEAAEIDGFSAENIERTRRALAQAVSRLSELDFAKANVLRKRLFAH; via the coding sequence ATGAAAATAAGCACAATAAGCTGGTTGGCCATTGGTCTCGCGCTGTTGTTGGCGTTGACCACCGCGTTCCTGGCGCTGAAAAAACGGGACGTCCGCCGCGGCGCTGACGATCAACCGGCCCGCGCCGCGGCGGTTGAGCCGGATGCGCGGGAATATATCAATCTTTTGCAAAACGGCGATTTTGAAATTACCGGGGAAAACGCGGCGAATCTTCCGGCCGGCTGGAAATATCACGGCGGCGAAGTTCCCGCCAAATTGGAACCGGCGCGGCCCGGGCGGAAAGGCGGACAATGCCTTTATCTCCATTCCGGCCAGACGGGGTACCATAGCGGGCCCATCCAGACAACCCCCTTGAAAGGGAACCGGCGTTATAAATTTTCCGTCTGGGCGAAGGCCGGAATATCCAAAGACGGCGGCCGCGTCCGATTGCTGTATTGCGACGGGCGCTATCCCCTTGTCCTGAACGGCCGGAAAACAAACAAATACTGGAGCAGCGGCGGCCGGAGTTATCTGGAAAAAAAGGAAAGTTTTGACTGGCAATATTTTGAAAAGACGTTTGAAACGCCGTCCACGGACGCGACGAACGCGTACGCGGTCGGCGAACTTCCCGCCAACAACGTGATTCCGTTTTTATTGTACGACCAGGCCAAGGTCTGGGCGGAGGATGCGCGGCTGGCGGACTTGGGCGACGTCTTCAAACTGCGATATGAGGACAGGGACGCCTGGCTGGCGGATTACAAACGGATGTATAAGGAATATGACGAAGATTTTTACAACCACATCGTCAAATTCACCGCCGCAATCGGCTGGGAGGAATTGCGCAAAGAAGCGGCAGAAATTGACGGGTTTTCTGCGGAAAACATTGAGCGGACCCGGCGGGCGCTGGCGCAGGCCGTCAGCCGTCTTTCCGAGCTGGACTTTGCTAAGGCAAACGTGTTAAGAAAACGCCTGTTTGCGCATTGA
- a CDS encoding sugar-binding protein has translation MKTLLYGFALLAAFNACSTAFGAERPRVCPVPLVSEAPALDGKTNDAAWTKAFPMDNFVVLGDSQSAAVNQTVFRAVHTADALFLAIECREPRMDRLQTVTQKIHRADSVEIFVQPEAGGPYWQIVANADGAREEYRNTDKQPNTPSREIRAYRASDSYGMELKLPFDTFGKRPAPNAEWRFNIARNATLPGADQLSTWSPLPGSFHDTDNFGSLVFFDAGTDRAAINRAMFKRRYAALAAEITAYEKMYRKYDDVFYNYAVKFIAATGWEDLRGKAERLEQLSPDEFMRTEQELEKIAGRLPELELARNKMLKQRIFRH, from the coding sequence ATGAAGACACTATTGTATGGTTTTGCACTTCTTGCCGCGTTCAACGCATGCTCAACGGCTTTCGGCGCGGAGCGGCCGCGGGTCTGCCCCGTGCCGCTGGTTTCCGAAGCGCCGGCGCTTGACGGGAAAACGAATGACGCCGCCTGGACCAAGGCTTTTCCCATGGATAATTTCGTCGTGCTCGGCGACAGCCAATCGGCCGCGGTAAATCAGACCGTGTTCCGGGCCGTTCATACCGCCGACGCCTTGTTCCTGGCGATTGAATGCCGTGAGCCGCGCATGGACAGACTGCAAACCGTTACGCAAAAGATTCACCGGGCCGACAGCGTCGAAATTTTTGTTCAACCGGAGGCGGGCGGCCCATACTGGCAGATCGTCGCCAACGCCGACGGCGCCAGGGAGGAATACCGGAACACGGACAAACAGCCGAACACGCCTTCCCGGGAGATTCGGGCCTACCGCGCAAGCGATTCGTACGGCATGGAGCTGAAACTCCCCTTTGACACATTCGGAAAGCGGCCCGCTCCGAACGCGGAATGGCGTTTCAACATCGCCCGCAATGCAACTTTGCCGGGAGCCGACCAGCTGTCCACCTGGAGCCCCCTGCCTGGCAGTTTCCATGACACCGACAATTTCGGCAGTCTTGTTTTTTTCGACGCCGGAACTGACCGGGCCGCGATAAACCGCGCAATGTTCAAGCGGCGCTACGCCGCGCTGGCCGCCGAAATAACGGCTTACGAAAAGATGTATCGGAAATACGACGATGTTTTTTATAATTACGCGGTAAAATTCATCGCCGCAACCGGCTGGGAAGATTTGCGCGGAAAAGCGGAAAGACTGGAACAGCTCTCGCCGGACGAATTTATGCGGACGGAACAGGAACTGGAAAAAATCGCCGGCCGGCTCCCGGAGCTTGAGCTTGCCCGAAACAAGATGCTGAAACAGCGCATCTTCAGGCATTGA